The proteins below are encoded in one region of Asticcacaulis excentricus CB 48:
- a CDS encoding protein kinase gives MHTLDDLRSGALSGAKQVRLSGLTAFPEALYDLADTLEVLDLSASYLTHLPEDFARLHRLKIFFGSNNPFETLPPVLGCCVALEMVGFKSCRIREVPSEALPPRLRWLILTDNCIERLPRRLGDCADLQKLMLAGNRLTALPETIQNCRALELVRLAANQFETLPVWLTRLPRLSWLGLAGNPFAARAEAALARVLVADIAWSQLSLGDVLGEGASGTTYLGQLSAGDLSRQVAVKIFKGAMTSDGLPQSEMAACVAAGHHEGLIPVMGKVCDHPDGRSALVMERIDSDWCVLAGPPSLKTCTRDVYAEGVRFDVGTVLGIAQQIASAADHLHNRGILHGDLYAHNILHDGNGRACLGDFGAASAYDPADRTQAEALQRLEVRAFGCLLEELTRLCDAPEAMERLTVACLDVPEKRPLFTDIVKSLAAIAL, from the coding sequence ATGCACACGCTCGACGATCTCCGTTCCGGCGCGCTTTCAGGCGCGAAACAGGTAAGGCTCAGCGGGCTCACGGCGTTTCCCGAAGCGCTTTACGATCTGGCCGACACGCTGGAAGTGCTCGATCTGAGCGCTAGCTACTTGACCCACTTGCCTGAGGATTTCGCGCGACTGCACCGCCTGAAAATCTTTTTCGGCTCGAACAATCCGTTTGAGACCCTGCCGCCGGTACTGGGGTGCTGCGTGGCGCTCGAAATGGTCGGGTTTAAATCCTGCCGCATCCGCGAGGTGCCGTCTGAAGCGCTGCCGCCACGTCTGCGCTGGCTGATCCTGACCGATAATTGCATCGAAAGGTTGCCACGGAGGCTGGGCGATTGTGCGGACCTGCAAAAGCTGATGCTGGCCGGAAACCGGCTCACGGCTTTACCGGAAACCATTCAAAACTGTCGGGCGCTCGAACTGGTGCGTCTGGCGGCCAATCAATTTGAAACTCTGCCGGTTTGGCTGACCCGGTTGCCGCGCCTCTCCTGGTTGGGATTGGCCGGCAATCCCTTCGCCGCAAGGGCTGAGGCGGCACTTGCCCGTGTGCTGGTGGCGGACATCGCGTGGTCTCAGCTGTCGCTGGGTGACGTGCTGGGCGAGGGGGCGTCGGGCACCACGTATCTGGGGCAACTGTCGGCTGGCGACCTCTCTCGCCAGGTCGCCGTTAAGATATTCAAGGGCGCCATGACTAGCGATGGCCTGCCCCAAAGCGAGATGGCGGCCTGCGTCGCTGCCGGGCATCACGAGGGCCTGATACCCGTAATGGGCAAGGTGTGCGATCATCCGGACGGACGCAGTGCGCTGGTGATGGAGCGAATTGATTCCGACTGGTGCGTGCTTGCGGGGCCACCGAGTTTGAAAACCTGCACGCGAGACGTTTATGCGGAAGGGGTGCGATTTGACGTCGGGACAGTGTTGGGTATCGCTCAGCAAATCGCGAGCGCCGCCGACCACCTGCACAATCGGGGTATCCTGCACGGCGATCTTTACGCGCATAATATCCTGCATGACGGAAATGGTCGCGCCTGCCTGGGCGATTTTGGAGCCGCCTCTGCCTATGACCCGGCTGACCGCACGCAAGCGGAGGCGCTTCAGCGTCTGGAGGTTCGCGCCTTTGGTTGCCTGCTGGAGGAGCTGACGCGGCTATGCGACGCACCTGAGGCCATGGAAAGGCTGACAGTGGCATGTCTCGATGTGCCGGAAAAGCGTCCCCTGTTCACTGATATTGTTAAAAGTCTCGCGGCGATTGCGCTCTGA
- the ggt gene encoding gamma-glutamyltransferase, giving the protein MLSRRLVLAAALAFGLSGCAAFTPRPAERFTPVVAAANPLAAKAGMEILERGGTAVDAAIAVQATLSLVEPQSSGLGGGAFMVYYDHKTGQATAYNGRETAPKSADGTLFLKPDGTPLPFGEAVVSGRATGVPGAVLMLDMAHAQHGKLAWRELFHTPEKLAEEGFVISPRLGNYLASGRFPQSQTPDVKAYFGDGKGGIKKTGDVLKNPAYAQTLRTLADKGAVIFREGPLVEAMIVKTHEGPLPGDLQPLDFKMYFPKAGAPVCDTYRVYIICVPPPPSSGVSLLQALKIVETFPMNDYGVNDARGWQVIIEAERLMYADRDQYVADSDFVSVPVKGLRDPVYVRSRAATITIGKASPAPTYGTPPAAVAWARDATQEPAGTTHFVIRDRYGNAVSMTTTVESIFGTGRMVGGFFLNNQLTDFSFTPVTKTGQKIANAVEGAKRPRSSMSPVLIFDKDKRLVGMIGSPGGSSILSYNLKALVGMLDWNLSVQEAVALPNVVANPTAIRIESGLKSDVLQGLKDMGYTIQEVQGENSGLHGVIFRNGGIDGGADPRREGVVLKGQ; this is encoded by the coding sequence ATGCTGTCACGCCGCCTTGTTCTTGCCGCCGCACTGGCTTTTGGTCTGAGCGGATGCGCCGCCTTTACCCCTCGGCCTGCGGAGCGCTTCACCCCGGTTGTGGCAGCGGCCAATCCGCTGGCGGCCAAGGCGGGTATGGAGATACTGGAACGCGGAGGCACGGCGGTCGATGCTGCCATCGCCGTTCAGGCCACCCTGTCTCTGGTTGAGCCGCAAAGCTCCGGCCTCGGCGGCGGGGCCTTCATGGTCTATTACGACCACAAAACAGGTCAGGCGACGGCCTATAATGGCCGAGAGACCGCCCCGAAGTCCGCCGACGGCACCCTGTTCCTCAAGCCCGACGGCACCCCTCTGCCCTTTGGCGAAGCGGTGGTGTCGGGCCGCGCCACCGGCGTGCCGGGTGCGGTACTAATGCTTGACATGGCCCATGCCCAGCACGGCAAGCTGGCCTGGAGGGAGTTGTTCCACACGCCGGAAAAGCTGGCCGAGGAGGGCTTTGTCATTTCGCCGCGTCTGGGGAACTATCTGGCCAGCGGCCGCTTCCCGCAAAGCCAGACGCCCGATGTTAAGGCGTATTTTGGTGACGGCAAGGGTGGCATCAAAAAGACAGGCGACGTGCTTAAAAACCCCGCCTACGCGCAAACCCTGCGCACCCTGGCCGACAAGGGTGCAGTCATCTTTCGAGAAGGGCCGCTGGTCGAGGCCATGATCGTCAAAACCCACGAAGGCCCCCTGCCAGGCGATCTGCAACCGCTCGATTTCAAAATGTATTTCCCGAAGGCCGGGGCACCGGTCTGCGACACCTATCGCGTCTATATTATCTGCGTCCCGCCTCCGCCTTCGTCGGGCGTGTCGCTGCTTCAGGCCCTGAAGATCGTCGAAACCTTCCCGATGAACGACTACGGGGTCAATGATGCGCGCGGCTGGCAGGTGATTATCGAAGCCGAGCGGCTGATGTACGCCGACCGCGATCAATACGTTGCCGACAGCGACTTCGTCAGCGTTCCGGTCAAGGGCTTGCGCGATCCGGTCTATGTGCGCAGCCGTGCGGCCACCATCACCATTGGCAAGGCCTCACCTGCCCCCACCTATGGCACGCCGCCTGCCGCCGTGGCCTGGGCGAGGGACGCCACGCAGGAGCCGGCCGGGACGACGCATTTCGTCATCCGCGACCGCTACGGCAATGCCGTGTCCATGACCACAACGGTCGAAAGCATCTTCGGTACGGGCCGCATGGTTGGCGGGTTCTTCTTGAACAATCAATTGACCGACTTCTCTTTCACACCCGTGACAAAAACCGGCCAGAAGATCGCAAATGCGGTCGAAGGCGCTAAGCGGCCACGCTCCTCCATGTCGCCTGTGCTGATTTTTGATAAGGATAAGCGCCTAGTCGGCATGATCGGTTCGCCGGGGGGCTCGTCCATCCTGTCCTATAATCTCAAGGCGCTGGTGGGGATGCTCGACTGGAATCTCAGTGTGCAGGAGGCGGTCGCCCTGCCGAACGTTGTGGCCAACCCGACGGCCATCCGCATCGAATCAGGCCTGAAATCCGACGTTCTGCAAGGGTTAAAAGACATGGGCTATACGATACAGGAAGTGCAGGGCGAAAACTCCGGTCTGCACGGCGTCATTTTCCGCAATGGGGGCATCGACGGCGGCGCCGATCCACGCCGCGAAGGCGTGGTACTAAAAGGGCAATAG
- a CDS encoding NAD-dependent deacylase: MRPSIVILTGAGISAESGVPTFRASDGLWCGHRVEAVATPEGFEANPVLVHDFYNQRRAQLKDVAPNAAHHALARLSASYDGDVLLVTQNVDDLHDRAHRGVTPKNGFGLIHMHGELLRARCVETGKICDWTGDIHIDTPSPFGSLGLRPDIVWFGEMPFQMERIYDALSGCGLFISIGTSGNVYPAAGFVQEATRAGAHTVELNLEPSQGHSLFKECLYGPATALVPAYVEGLVG, translated from the coding sequence GTGCGACCCTCCATCGTCATCCTCACGGGCGCCGGCATTTCGGCAGAGTCGGGCGTGCCGACCTTTCGTGCCTCAGACGGACTGTGGTGCGGGCACCGCGTCGAAGCCGTCGCGACACCCGAGGGCTTTGAAGCCAATCCGGTTCTGGTCCACGACTTCTACAATCAGCGCCGCGCACAGTTGAAGGACGTGGCACCCAATGCGGCGCATCACGCTCTGGCGCGGCTGTCGGCGTCCTACGACGGCGATGTGCTGCTGGTGACGCAGAATGTCGATGATCTGCACGACCGGGCGCACCGGGGGGTTACGCCGAAAAACGGCTTCGGCCTGATCCATATGCACGGTGAGCTTCTGCGGGCGCGCTGTGTCGAAACCGGCAAGATATGCGACTGGACGGGCGACATACATATCGACACGCCCTCGCCCTTCGGGAGCCTGGGCCTACGCCCGGACATTGTGTGGTTCGGCGAAATGCCGTTTCAGATGGAACGCATCTACGATGCCCTGTCGGGCTGCGGCCTGTTTATCTCTATCGGCACGTCGGGAAATGTCTATCCGGCAGCGGGCTTCGTGCAAGAGGCCACGCGCGCCGGGGCGCACACGGTAGAACTGAACCTCGAACCGTCTCAGGGCCACAGTTTGTTTAAAGAGTGCCTATATGGCCCCGCCACGGCGTTGGTCCCGGCCTATGTCGAGGGTTTAGTGGGTTAA
- the rodA gene encoding rod shape-determining protein RodA, with product MAESAMTRRGERERYDIKLLQVDWGFALVLALIAGIGALVLYSVGGMSWEPWAYNHVLRFGLCFLFMIVLALVDLRWWMLLAYPAYGVSLLLLVAVELVGDVRMGAQRWLEIGSFSMQPSEFMKLSIVMALARWYHEAGTKDAVLSWKLLIPFAMIMAPVLLVAHQPDLGTAMLILLTGITVMIVAGLDWRIIGTAALGGAVAIPFFVLFVMHDYQRKRVLTFLNPEADPSGDGYHILQSKIAIGSGGLLGKGLGLGSQSQLSFLPEKHTDFILAAVGEELGFLGAFTVFALYALAVFMALRIASLSHSHFGRLAAAGVTATFALYVLINGAMVMGLAPVVGVPQPLLSYGGSVMTTVMIGFGLVMGVKVHRYQELPRTQSFLSHFE from the coding sequence ATGGCCGAAAGCGCAATGACCCGGCGGGGTGAACGCGAACGTTATGACATCAAACTGCTTCAGGTGGACTGGGGCTTTGCGCTGGTCCTAGCGCTGATTGCCGGCATCGGGGCACTGGTCCTCTATTCGGTGGGCGGCATGTCATGGGAGCCTTGGGCTTATAATCACGTTCTGCGTTTTGGTCTGTGTTTCCTCTTTATGATTGTGCTGGCTCTGGTCGACCTGCGCTGGTGGATGCTTCTGGCCTATCCGGCCTATGGGGTATCCTTACTGCTGCTGGTGGCCGTGGAACTGGTCGGCGATGTGCGTATGGGGGCGCAGCGCTGGCTGGAAATCGGGTCCTTCTCCATGCAGCCGTCTGAATTCATGAAGCTGTCTATCGTTATGGCGCTGGCGCGCTGGTATCATGAAGCGGGGACCAAAGACGCGGTTCTATCGTGGAAGCTGTTGATCCCCTTTGCCATGATCATGGCCCCCGTGCTGCTGGTGGCGCACCAGCCCGATCTGGGGACAGCTATGCTAATCCTGCTCACCGGGATAACCGTGATGATCGTGGCTGGGCTCGACTGGCGTATTATCGGCACCGCAGCCCTTGGTGGCGCGGTCGCCATTCCGTTTTTTGTTCTGTTCGTCATGCACGACTATCAGCGCAAACGCGTCCTGACGTTCCTCAATCCCGAAGCCGACCCATCCGGCGACGGCTATCACATCCTGCAATCTAAGATCGCTATCGGTTCCGGCGGGTTGCTGGGCAAGGGGCTGGGGCTGGGGTCGCAGTCGCAACTGAGCTTTCTCCCGGAAAAACACACCGACTTTATTCTGGCGGCTGTGGGGGAGGAGTTAGGGTTTCTGGGGGCGTTTACGGTGTTCGCCCTCTATGCGCTGGCGGTGTTTATGGCCCTGCGCATCGCGTCGCTGTCGCACTCGCATTTCGGGCGGCTGGCGGCGGCGGGGGTCACGGCGACCTTCGCGCTTTATGTGCTGATCAACGGGGCCATGGTGATGGGGCTGGCACCCGTTGTGGGCGTGCCGCAACCACTTCTGTCCTATGGCGGGTCGGTGATGACGACCGTGATGATCGGCTTCGGCCTGGTTATGGGGGTCAAGGTGCATCGTTATCAGGAGTTGCCGCGCACCCAGTCTTTCCTGTCGCATTTTGAGTAA
- the mrdA gene encoding penicillin-binding protein 2, with translation MSEPSIFFEDVNEKQGTFHRRIFLMGGVTALGIFALGGQLALLQIVQGGKYKRLSAANQFNFRVMPPPRGKILDRNGNVIAGNRPSFRVLIIRNEIDDLDDTLDQISYVLPQVQDNRRRIVRDINQSQRFVPTVVAADLTWEEFSRVNLFAAEIPGVQAVMDEIRVYHYGGAFSHVVGYVSKISENDLETEGENPDPLLLHPGFRIGKQGVEKAFDKQLRGVAGAQKIEVNARGNIVAEDPDGTRPPTPGEDITLTLDAEVQARALEVFEQDSGSAVLINIHTGEILCMVSAPSFDPNLFVSGISSKAYKLLNEYERTPLLDKAIGSTFAPGSTFKMATALSFLDKGIDPAQRVVCRGSYRFGNRTFRCHGVHGSVDMRQALKYSCDTYFYHFCNDAGVDRISATAHKLGLGEVFDLEISGQKKGLVPNTQWKREYYDGSSRWRPKDPQWHPGETLSVAIGQGATTVSALQLAVYVARIANGQKAVTPHLIKKIGAVDTDVDFKPLGIPPEHIQIVRDGMEMVSNDADGTAFRNSQLNLGDMKMAGKTGTAQVINYDRAGTRKATQWKNKDHGLFVCYAPVDNPRYAMAVIVQHGIAGGRFAAPKAREIMKVALLKDPELQARIVAPPPPEPVEAAETAPPEVESTEVAPESNDYIPPVP, from the coding sequence TTGAGCGAACCCTCCATCTTTTTTGAGGACGTTAACGAGAAGCAGGGGACGTTTCATCGCCGCATCTTTCTGATGGGCGGGGTGACGGCGCTAGGTATCTTTGCGCTGGGCGGGCAACTGGCGCTACTTCAGATCGTGCAGGGTGGCAAGTACAAGCGCCTGTCGGCGGCCAATCAGTTCAATTTCCGCGTCATGCCGCCCCCACGCGGCAAGATTCTCGATCGCAATGGCAATGTCATTGCCGGGAACCGTCCGTCGTTTCGAGTGCTGATTATCCGCAATGAAATCGACGATCTCGACGATACACTGGATCAGATTTCTTATGTCCTGCCGCAGGTACAGGACAACCGCCGCCGCATCGTACGCGACATCAACCAGTCGCAGCGCTTTGTGCCAACGGTGGTGGCGGCTGACCTTACCTGGGAGGAGTTTTCGCGCGTTAACCTGTTTGCCGCCGAAATCCCCGGCGTGCAGGCGGTAATGGACGAAATTCGCGTCTATCACTATGGCGGGGCCTTTTCGCACGTCGTGGGCTACGTCTCGAAAATTTCCGAGAATGACCTTGAGACTGAAGGGGAAAACCCCGATCCGTTGCTTCTGCATCCGGGCTTCCGCATCGGCAAGCAGGGGGTTGAAAAGGCCTTTGACAAGCAGCTTCGTGGCGTGGCGGGGGCCCAGAAGATCGAGGTCAATGCGCGGGGTAATATCGTCGCCGAAGACCCCGATGGCACGCGTCCGCCGACGCCGGGCGAGGACATCACCCTGACGCTCGACGCCGAGGTGCAGGCCCGTGCGCTGGAGGTCTTCGAGCAGGATTCAGGCAGCGCCGTGCTGATCAACATCCATACGGGCGAAATCCTGTGCATGGTGTCGGCGCCCTCCTTCGACCCCAACCTCTTCGTGTCGGGTATTTCGTCCAAGGCCTACAAGCTTCTGAATGAATATGAGCGCACGCCGTTGCTGGACAAGGCGATTGGCTCGACCTTCGCGCCGGGCTCGACCTTCAAAATGGCCACGGCCTTGTCCTTCCTCGACAAGGGCATCGACCCGGCGCAGCGCGTGGTCTGCCGCGGGTCTTACCGCTTCGGCAATCGCACCTTCCGCTGCCACGGCGTGCATGGTTCGGTCGATATGCGTCAGGCGCTGAAATATTCGTGCGACACCTATTTCTACCACTTCTGCAACGACGCGGGCGTCGACCGCATCTCGGCCACGGCGCACAAGCTGGGGCTGGGCGAGGTCTTCGATCTGGAGATCAGCGGACAGAAAAAGGGACTGGTGCCGAATACGCAGTGGAAGCGCGAATATTACGACGGCAGTTCGCGCTGGCGGCCCAAGGACCCGCAGTGGCATCCGGGCGAAACCCTGTCGGTGGCCATCGGGCAGGGGGCGACCACGGTATCGGCCCTGCAACTGGCCGTCTATGTAGCGCGTATCGCCAACGGCCAGAAGGCGGTTACCCCGCACCTGATCAAGAAAATCGGGGCGGTAGATACCGATGTCGATTTCAAACCGCTGGGCATACCGCCTGAGCATATCCAGATCGTGCGCGACGGCATGGAGATGGTGTCGAATGACGCCGACGGCACGGCGTTCCGTAACTCTCAGCTCAATCTGGGCGACATGAAGATGGCCGGCAAGACCGGTACGGCTCAGGTCATCAACTATGACCGCGCGGGCACCCGCAAGGCGACGCAATGGAAGAACAAGGACCACGGCCTATTTGTCTGCTATGCGCCGGTCGATAATCCGCGCTACGCCATGGCGGTTATCGTGCAGCACGGTATCGCGGGGGGCCGCTTCGCCGCCCCCAAGGCGCGCGAGATCATGAAGGTGGCGCTCCTGAAGGACCCGGAGCTTCAGGCGCGCATCGTCGCCCCGCCACCGCCCGAGCCCGTCGAAGCCGCCGAAACCGCGCCTCCTGAGGTCGAAAGCACCGAAGTTGCGCCTGAAAGCAACGATTACATCCCTCCCGTACCCTGA
- a CDS encoding rod shape-determining protein MreC, giving the protein MRYGDNQPFEHLKLPITWGVMILVAAICVVAALLFLGDRRGGLDAAAYGNRAGFDRAAAKSNNLLSSPAHFVSDRTNGIEDYFFAVSENRVLKQKIVELERYRDEYRKAKELNRRYEVLLNLRTEPEVESVSARSVSVSRGPFNNNRLIDAGSSRGLVFGNPVINEHGLVGRVVGVSPDVSRVLMVTDVVSRVPVMVARTDARAMMVGDGGGFPRLEFVRGGPDVLKKGDQILTSGDGGIFPRGLPVGEARRGVDGVWRVDLYTNRGPVDLVKVMKFKDFSQLPRAEEVLRTPLVTDVLPPPPPTAARTAQSTSASSATVSASGTAVSSTASSANPASVARSRPTPVSSPAAQTPRPQPVPAHEAPASTTSASVSGG; this is encoded by the coding sequence GTGCGATACGGGGATAACCAGCCTTTTGAACATCTGAAACTGCCCATTACTTGGGGGGTGATGATCCTTGTCGCCGCCATTTGCGTGGTTGCGGCTTTGCTGTTCCTAGGTGACCGGCGCGGCGGGCTGGATGCGGCGGCCTATGGCAACCGGGCCGGCTTTGACCGGGCAGCGGCCAAAAGCAATAATCTGCTGTCCTCACCGGCGCACTTCGTCAGCGACCGTACCAATGGCATTGAGGATTATTTCTTTGCCGTAAGCGAAAACCGTGTCCTGAAACAGAAGATTGTAGAGCTGGAACGCTATCGCGACGAGTATCGCAAGGCCAAGGAACTTAACCGCCGCTATGAGGTCCTGCTTAATCTGCGCACGGAGCCGGAAGTCGAAAGCGTCTCGGCGCGTTCGGTTTCGGTTTCGCGCGGTCCGTTCAACAACAATCGCCTGATTGATGCCGGGTCATCCAGAGGACTCGTCTTTGGTAATCCGGTGATCAATGAACACGGGCTTGTCGGTCGTGTGGTCGGCGTCAGCCCGGACGTCAGCCGCGTGCTGATGGTCACCGATGTCGTAAGCCGCGTGCCGGTCATGGTCGCGCGCACCGACGCCCGTGCCATGATGGTGGGTGACGGGGGTGGATTTCCGCGTCTGGAGTTTGTGCGCGGAGGGCCGGATGTGCTCAAGAAAGGTGATCAGATCCTGACCTCCGGCGATGGAGGCATCTTCCCTCGTGGCTTGCCGGTAGGGGAGGCGCGTCGCGGCGTCGATGGCGTCTGGCGGGTTGACCTGTACACCAATCGCGGACCCGTTGATCTGGTCAAGGTCATGAAGTTCAAGGATTTCAGCCAGCTTCCGCGCGCCGAGGAGGTGCTGCGAACGCCACTTGTCACGGATGTCCTGCCGCCGCCGCCTCCAACGGCGGCCCGGACCGCGCAAAGCACCAGCGCTTCCAGTGCTACGGTATCAGCCAGCGGAACCGCTGTCAGCTCTACCGCTTCCAGCGCCAATCCGGCCAGTGTGGCGCGGTCGCGCCCGACGCCGGTGTCTTCTCCCGCCGCACAGACGCCGCGTCCGCAACCCGTTCCGGCCCATGAGGCGCCGGCGTCGACCACGTCCGCCAGCGTCAGCGGAGGCTGA
- a CDS encoding rod shape-determining protein, translating to MLKPFFGSFSNDIAIDLGTANTLVYQKGRGIVLNEPSVVALRNMGGRKVVHAVGIEAKQMLGRTPGHMEAIRPMRDGVIADFEVAEEMIKYFIRKVHNRKGFVNPKVIVCVPSGATAVERRAINDSCLNAGARRVGLLPEPMAAAIGAGLPIHEPTGSMVVDIGGGTTEVAVLSLSGVVYAKSVRVGGDKMDEAITNFMRRNHNLLIGETTAERIKKDIGTARVPHDGEGLAIEVKGRDLMQGVPREVRISERQAAEALAEPVAQIIEAVKVALEATPPELAADIADKGIMLTGGGALLRGLDSEIRDQTGLPVTIAEDPLSCVAIGCGKVLEHPRWMKGILDSTMF from the coding sequence ATGTTAAAGCCCTTCTTCGGCAGCTTCTCCAACGATATCGCCATCGACCTCGGCACGGCCAACACGCTGGTCTATCAGAAGGGGCGCGGAATCGTGCTCAATGAGCCGTCGGTGGTGGCGCTGCGCAACATGGGTGGGCGCAAGGTGGTGCACGCGGTGGGCATCGAGGCCAAGCAAATGCTGGGCCGCACACCGGGCCATATGGAAGCCATCCGCCCGATGCGCGACGGTGTTATTGCCGATTTCGAAGTTGCCGAAGAGATGATCAAGTATTTCATCCGCAAGGTGCACAATCGCAAGGGTTTTGTAAACCCGAAGGTTATTGTCTGCGTGCCGTCGGGCGCCACCGCAGTGGAACGCCGCGCCATCAACGACTCGTGCCTGAACGCCGGGGCGCGTCGCGTCGGTCTGCTGCCTGAGCCGATGGCCGCCGCCATCGGCGCTGGCCTGCCCATCCATGAGCCGACCGGCTCGATGGTCGTGGATATTGGCGGCGGCACCACCGAAGTGGCTGTTCTGTCGCTGTCGGGTGTGGTCTACGCCAAGTCGGTGCGCGTGGGTGGTGACAAGATGGACGAAGCCATCACCAACTTTATGCGCCGCAACCACAATCTGCTGATCGGTGAAACCACGGCGGAGCGGATCAAGAAGGACATCGGCACCGCCCGCGTCCCGCACGATGGCGAAGGTCTGGCTATCGAAGTGAAGGGCCGTGACCTGATGCAGGGCGTGCCGCGCGAGGTGCGCATCAGCGAGCGTCAGGCCGCTGAGGCTTTGGCTGAACCGGTGGCGCAAATCATTGAGGCCGTGAAGGTGGCGCTGGAAGCTACGCCGCCCGAACTGGCTGCTGACATCGCGGACAAGGGCATCATGCTAACCGGTGGTGGCGCGCTGTTGCGCGGGCTTGATTCGGAAATCCGCGATCAGACCGGCCTGCCAGTGACGATCGCCGAAGACCCGCTGTCGTGCGTGGCCATCGGCTGTGGCAAGGTGCTGGAGCATCCGCGCTGGATGAAGGGCATCCTCGACTCGACGATGTTCTGA
- a CDS encoding TVP38/TMEM64 family protein has protein sequence MTETPDPSEPGRDAANSPLPLWRRCCQFLFEMDAKTVRAIWVTLALFAMIGVVFLIGKTDFGHEVTHEFELWMAEYRDSPWGIFIVIAVFTLSAYIGAPQFVLIAACVVAFGPWLGFFYSWVATVVSGAITFYTGRLIGAETFNRIGGGHLGRLSDYIGRNAFSASFIVRNVPSAPFIIVNMAFGVSKAPFTGFIMGLGLGSIPKTALVALFGNVFTRIVEGGDWKGTALIALIGLAWLGVVILARHLIAKWREGRSAVSGTHENQ, from the coding sequence ATGACCGAAACGCCTGACCCTTCCGAACCGGGGCGCGATGCCGCCAACAGCCCGCTGCCCCTGTGGCGGCGTTGCTGCCAGTTTCTGTTCGAGATGGACGCGAAAACGGTTCGGGCCATCTGGGTGACGCTGGCTCTGTTTGCCATGATCGGGGTCGTTTTCCTGATCGGCAAGACCGATTTTGGCCATGAGGTGACTCACGAATTTGAGCTGTGGATGGCCGAATATCGGGATTCCCCCTGGGGTATCTTCATCGTCATCGCCGTCTTTACGCTGTCGGCCTATATTGGCGCACCGCAGTTTGTACTGATCGCCGCCTGCGTGGTGGCGTTCGGACCGTGGCTGGGCTTCTTCTATTCATGGGTGGCGACCGTTGTGTCCGGGGCGATCACCTTCTACACGGGCCGGCTTATTGGGGCAGAGACGTTCAACCGCATCGGTGGCGGGCATTTGGGGCGGCTGTCGGACTATATCGGGCGCAACGCCTTTTCGGCCTCGTTCATCGTGCGCAATGTCCCTTCAGCGCCGTTTATCATCGTCAACATGGCCTTTGGCGTATCAAAGGCTCCGTTCACTGGTTTCATAATGGGTCTGGGGCTGGGCTCGATCCCCAAGACGGCGCTGGTGGCGCTATTTGGCAATGTGTTTACGCGCATCGTCGAGGGCGGCGATTGGAAGGGCACCGCGCTGATCGCGCTGATCGGGCTGGCCTGGCTGGGCGTTGTCATTCTGGCCAGACACCTGATCGCCAAATGGCGCGAAGGCCGCAGCGCCGTGAGTGGCACTCACGAAAATCAATAG
- a CDS encoding YebC/PmpR family DNA-binding transcriptional regulator, giving the protein MAGHSKFKNIMHKKGRADAARSKLFSKLARDITVAAKSGMPDPAMNPRLRLAVNNAKAESMPKDNIDRAIKKGAAGESDNMEEIRYEGFGPQGIGIIVETLTDNRNRTGGNVRSYFTKFGGNLGETGSVSFMWDRMGQIEYPLKAGSADAIMEAAIEAGAADVETDEDEEDGGHLIFTAYEDLNTVTEAVAKVLGDPKSTKFIWKPQTLSPITGDPAKTLMKLIDALNDDDDVQAVYANFDISDEEMEALSA; this is encoded by the coding sequence ATGGCTGGCCATAGTAAATTCAAGAACATCATGCACAAGAAGGGGCGTGCCGACGCGGCCCGTTCCAAGCTGTTTTCCAAGCTGGCACGCGACATCACTGTGGCGGCCAAGTCGGGAATGCCTGATCCGGCCATGAATCCGCGTTTGCGTCTGGCGGTCAATAACGCCAAGGCCGAGTCCATGCCGAAGGACAACATCGACCGCGCCATCAAGAAAGGGGCGGCCGGTGAATCCGACAATATGGAAGAAATCCGCTACGAAGGCTTCGGGCCGCAGGGCATCGGCATCATTGTCGAAACACTGACCGATAACCGCAATCGTACCGGTGGCAATGTGCGTTCCTACTTCACCAAGTTCGGCGGCAATCTGGGCGAAACCGGTTCGGTCAGCTTCATGTGGGACCGCATGGGCCAGATCGAGTATCCGCTAAAGGCCGGGTCGGCTGACGCCATCATGGAAGCGGCCATCGAAGCCGGGGCTGCCGATGTCGAAACCGATGAGGACGAGGAAGACGGCGGCCACCTGATTTTCACGGCCTATGAAGACCTCAACACCGTTACAGAGGCCGTAGCCAAGGTTTTGGGCGACCCCAAGTCGACCAAGTTTATCTGGAAGCCGCAAACCCTGTCGCCCATCACCGGCGACCCGGCCAAGACGCTGATGAAGCTGATCGACGCGCTCAATGATGATGACGATGTGCAGGCGGTCTATGCCAATTTCGACATCTCGGACGAAGAGATGGAAGCGCTCAGCGCCTGA